In the genome of Malania oleifera isolate guangnan ecotype guangnan chromosome 5, ASM2987363v1, whole genome shotgun sequence, the window atgtaggaatcttatttcttgatttcttcttgctaatttattcttcttcttcatcatctgattcagattttgattttattgtaaatttattcttccttctaaaaattttagcaagtttcttggatatgtaggctaattcctgttcattcatctcttcttcatcatcactaaagcttttatttgttgttttaaaagctatggattcttgagctttagtttttccacttctttcattcatagtcatttcgtatgtgaggagagaacctatgagttcatctaggaaAGTgattttaagatttcttccttcagttattgttgtggcttttggttcctataTTGGTGACatccctctaagaatttttcgaatcatttcatacgttgaatatgtttttcctaaggcattgagggagtttataatataagtgaacctagtatacatagtagtgattgattcatccagattcattttgaaagcttcatattcactagttagtaTGTCAATtttattgtctctaacatctaccattcCTTCATAAGTCACCtataatttatctcatatttcctTGGCTGTTTTGCAGGCCAAGACTCTATTGAATTTATTAATATCCAGAGCATaatacaaagcattgatagcacttgagtttacttgtagcattttgtgatctatttcagttatgtcatttttctccttaggaatttgttttccatctactagtttggtaggaattagatcaccatccgtgacaacctcccaaactctccaattcatagtttgaaggtaaattctcatcttttgtttccaaaatgtgtaatttaaaccacaaagaaTGGGTAGCCTAGTTGacgattgaccctctccaaagggaactatgcctatgtgagccattaagatatttatataactacttgttaggatttgttataaccctctctgataccaattgaaaactaaggtgcagTCCTAAGatggggggtaaattgggttattaaaatttcttttaaaactttttatgaattctttaacttaatttaattctttcaacgaattcttgatttcttattgatttagcaatcacacaacaaaaacttaatttttttatacaatccacaacacaattaaacaatcaatcaaccacaccaaACTATAAAACCAATCAATTaaatccacaaaatattcaatcaagatatgctaTGCAATTCTTTTAGCTTTTCCGAAAATGCAAGATGTTTAATTTGTGTacagccctatagtgaatgaaagTTTGAATCAAGcattgtatttatgaaatttgtttctcaatttgatattcaacaaaacattcatactcttcccaaaattcaaaattcaaataaacctttagttaataggttttgggttgttaaccaatcaacatactcccttacagttttcgcaaaatattaattaaccaacgtacttccttttggttttcacaagcccaaaaacaaattacacTTCAGCtttatttgaaatccaattcacgtagtttttaagattaatgaatttaaaaaatctatgtagtttatatgtgctgaaaataaaaagagtaagggaaagagagtgacatcgagatttttacgaggttcaacttatccctaacctacgtcctcgcctttggcaaaccaccaaaggattccactatattaatTCCTTtgctgggtggaacaacaccgttacacactccttcagtaggctagagcccgcctcaccaagtgatatcccctcactcggtcactctttcaattagactagagtagcacctctctaagcaatcCCCCATGCTTAGTCAACGATCTAACAATCTTGGAATCGTCAAAAATactacaagaatacaaaatgatagttgcgtacaagaacactcacttaaatagtagattagtacaaattcagaattatatacttcaaagtaattcaaaatatgaaattcagattaaagctcaaagagtgtatcaccaaatagttctttcaatggatgaaagaattagaattgtagcacaagattagagattgaaagTCAGCAAAGCCTCGACAAATTTCGTGCAAGTTGAAAGTGAGAGAGcccttgagagtttgagaacaattgagagagtttgaatgcCGAATTTCATTCTTGGTGTAAGAACtaattgatcttgggtgtatttatagagttagaaaagcatttaacttgatccccaagtttacttggagtagtgtccaagttttgaacatgtttgagccccaagtaaatgacttttcaaaaatatgtctgttataaatttaaaattttgccgCGTGGTAGTAACCTGAGGGGTTTTCGTCAGTCGCCTATCAATGAATTACATAGCTAAAATACACAGGCAAAAGGGTGGCAGTCCCCTGTCACCTTGGGATCAGACGTCTGTCATTGTAACCCAGTTTTTAAAAAAGAGGCAGAAGAGTGACAGTAGCATGATGAAACCTGGTCAGACTTCTCATTTTGCATCGTCAAGCGTCTGTCAAGACCCAGATAGTAGCTTGACAGCATTctgtttgtatattttaaaaGCTTTCAAAGTGGCAGCCTACTGACCATTTTCAGTCGGGCGCTTGTCAAGTAAAAATTATGgcttttaaaatattgttattttctctctcttttcttatctattcttggaatgttaatttgttttttttgaaaaatatgttccaagatttaaaaaataagagtctctaggtctcttcattcctaatgagcttcaaaatgaaatttcataatttgaaaatactcgaagtacttacaatacatctcctattgactctcttcatttctttgatttctctttaTTGTTGAGTTTCAATGATCCTTTgaactttcattcttgaagttttttctttaatattaatactctcatgatcttcaagctttatctttgaattcatgctttaagtaATCAATGcactaagcttcatttgattttctttctttggaatacAAGCTTTGCGAGCACTTCACCTTGCGTtgtcatagttgagtcctgaaatgacattatttaaccaaatatgttaagttccacttgtttgttagcatcaaaacaggatgttaagtcttgttaggccaacacaattaaattacatttactttatattttaaaatacaatttcattttatttgttagttgggaagtcaatatATGAGAAGAGAACattataaataatgttaacattattacattaaaaaaaaaaattgggggccCTAGGCAAACACCTCAACGGCCTTATGGTTAGGCTGGCCTTGCTCCTTTATAAACTTatccttcctttttttttaataaaaaaaataaagaaataaattctTATTTGTTGTCAAAGAACATGCCAATCCTAGAAAAGCATTTACaacaataagaagaagaagaagaacactTGCTTACTGCAAAAGTGAGGAGAGGACTCAATCTAATGACCAAcccaaataatattaaaaaaacaGAACATAAAAAAATAGGAAGTCAAACACATCGAAAATCTACAAGAAGAatacgaagaagaagaagaagaagaaaaagaagaagaagaagcaccTGCTTGCAAAAGAGAGGAGAGGATCGACAGTTGTGCATGGGACTAGTGTTATACTCTACTGAAGATTGGTGTCTGGCGCTGCGTGAGTAGGATGGGCGTCGTGCAAGGAAAAGAGAGGAGGGTGTTCAAGGGTTTAGTGGATTTTGTGTTAATAAAATCAACATGTAGATCGAGTTGGGTTGACGCAAGTGATAACGACGACTTGTAATTTTGGTAACCCTAAAATTATGAGTTCGATTTCTCCTTGAGAATTTACCTCGATATATTGTTAGGAGTGTGTTAATGGACGGACGACTTTTACCTCCTgatttggtgccgcaccatagtCTCCGAAAAGGCGTGATAGTGACTAGAGTCGACAttatcaaataataaaaaaataaaataaaaaataaaaacatgtaAGATGCTACTTCAATTTGATCTTATTTAAAACTTATCAATTCAGCGTAACTCGGAAGTGAGCCAATAGGGATTTTCCTCGGCTACGGGTAACCGTTTCTCTGTTACCTCTCAAACAGGTCAGCTAGCTAAGCTTACTTGAGATGGCGCATACGTAGCGTCTTCTTGCTCACTCTGTTTTGTCATTCGCTCGTTGTGGCTGAAGTTTCTGCGATGGCGTAGGGGCAGGGGAGGCGgaggagaagagagagaaaaacaaCGGGGAGGGTGGCGCCACCACCGACGGCAGCGTCTGCGTCTCATGGAGGCCCTCACATCCCTCTCGTTCTCTCGTCTGTCTCTTTCCTCCCTGCGACGCTACCGATCGTCATTCCCCACCTCTCTCCCCCGCTTCTGCGCCACCAGAAACCCTAGAAAAACGCGAGCCTTAGTTTTTGCCTCTTCCGCCGCCTCTTTCGATGATGCAAATGATATTAATTCCAATGAAAAACCGCACTCTGCCGAGTCGTCCTCAAAGGTCATTTTTCACCTTAACTGCCTTCGATTTTGTCTTTTCAAACTTGTATTGCCTGTCAATTTGGTTTTATGGACTTGGATTTTGAATTAGGATTCTGTTTATTGAAGCTATTTAATGAAGGAACCGTGAATTTAGCATTCTGATTGAACTGGGAGTTGATGTTGATCGGAAGTGGTGATTTCTTTTTTCTTATAGTTTTACTATTTTTACTGAATTGGAACACTGTGTACATGGGAGGGTAGGCAGAGCAAACGAGCTCTTAGAGGGAAAAACAATAGAGTTgaaaagaaaacatattttaattaTGCCTTCAAAATCTTTTTACATATGATAGTTCACTGTAGgaggtaaaataatatatatgtccCTCAAAAAAAGAGACGCTAAAATATTTGATATGTGATTCATAATCGCCAGTTAGCATAAACAGACGCCAGCAGCTTATGTTTACAACTTTACATTGTAATGTTTAATGGCTTTCCTCTTTGATACCAAAGTGCTTTTTCACGAAGTACACAAGGGGATGAGATATGCCTTGATTTGGATAACTATTAAATGTGAATCATGAGTCCATTTTGACTCTTGATCTGCATACATGTAAACCAAACCTCCACTACATGGCTAAGAAATCTGTGTGATATTGAAGGAGAAACTCACAGCAATTTTGCTGTCTCACTTGTAATTGTTTCGTTTGCATCCAAGCAAACTTAGGCCAAACTTTTTACTcacagaaaagaaagaaaattacaAAGAATGAAAATAAGACATCCTCAATGAGAAGAACAATTACAATAAAGCTCTCCTTCAATCCCTTTGAAGATCATGCAACAAAATTCCCCAAAAAAAATCCCAAAGAGTGTGCCTAAAAGGAAGCTAGCAAAAAAATTATATTCCATAATAGATGGCTAGGAGTTGATTTGTAATTAAAAAATTCGAGCATTTCTTTTGATCTGCAAAGTCCAGAAAAGAGTGAACATGGCATGCTCCCACAAAACCATCACTTTCTTACTCCTAGCAAAACCCCACCAACAAAAAAGTAATGACAGTTTATGGCAACATCATTGCCTTATAAAAAATGGAGTAACAATTATCCCAAAGTTGCTTAGCCTCCCGCCAGTGGAGAAAAAGATGCTCACTAGTTTCACTAGACTTTGAATACATAAGGCATATATCTAGACTCATAGCTTTATAGGGCCTCCTTACATGCAACAAGCCATAGTATTAATCCTATTGAGAGCTAGAGTCCACTTGAATGCCCTGATCTTAAAAGGAACCTTAGCCTTTCAACTAGCGTTATTCAAGGGGAAAGAGTTAGAACTTGAGGTTTTCAGTGAATGATACTAGAAAGAATTCATAGTGAAATAAATTGAAGCATTCCGAATCCAAATCATCAAGTCATTACTCACTTGCATCAAGTCATTACTCACTTGAGGAACAAAAGAGTCCAAAGCCGTCAATAGAACAGTCAGCCCAACTACCTCTCTTTGATTgagattttgaaaaaatgaaattttgaagAAAGCACCCCCTTCCTCCAGCAAAGAATAGTAGGAACTAATTGGGGCATTATGAACCAAAAAGAAAACACTCTAAAAAGATGAGGAATACCATTCCTAGAATCCTATTCATTACCAATCATATGTCTCAACCACTAAGAAAAGGTATGGAAATTCTGGGAAATATATTTCCAAAGACTTGCACGATCAACAATCACGCTATGCTAAAGAGAATGATACTCTAGTGGGAAATGCTGCACCATTTTCCCAATTAGAGCATTGTTTTTGGACACCACATTATGAAGACCCAAACCCTCCCTTGTGTTTTGGTCTACAAACTCATTTCCACCTTAGCAGATGATCTCagaaaataattatttatatttgtaCTTCATAATCATTAGTAAATTATCATGATGCTAAATTTTAAACTAGCTCAGAATCTGAATTTGAAACTGGAGTGCCTGGTATTTCAGAAATCCATTCTCTTAAATCTGGTCCGAGAGATTGAACCATTGGACGTGAGCCTAATTCAGAAAGATGTTCCAGCTACCACGGTAGATGCCATGAAAAGGACTATCTCAGGCATGTTGGGTTTACTTCCTTCCGCTCAGTTTCAAGTTCTAATTGAGGCTTTGTGGGAACCTCTTTCCAAGTTGTTGGTTTCTTCAATGATGACTGGGTATGTTCATATCTATAATTTATGCTTTCATGAACTATTTGTTTGCCTATAGTATGGACTATGGAGGATAGGACAAGGAGAGTTTGAAGTTGTTTGGTTATTTGCTTTTTCTTCATATTTTGATCCTACAGAGTATTATTACTTGATGTCTCTAAATATCTTGTGGATCTATAAATGGCACACATTTCCTTGTGTTGCAGGTATACACTGTGGAATGCCGAATATCGGCATTGCCTCGAAAGGAACCTTGATACATATGATGGAAATGTCGAAAAGCAAACTTCAGAACATACTAAACCTGATGCGCCTGAGTTGTTGCGTGACAGTGCAAAAATAGTCAAAACCCCTGGAAAGAAAAAGTCATCATCCAACTTTGGGGAAATTCCTGAAATCCTGCGTGAGGGTATTGGTATCCATGGTTTTGAGGAAATGACCCCTGAAGCTCAGCAATATATTCTTCATTTGCATTCTCGTTTATCTTCTGTAAAAAAGGTATATAATATCATTTCACAGAATCTTCTTTGACAGGCCTACAAAGTTGATTTCTTTTTTATTGAATTGTTGAAATTCATGATTGGCTAACTGTGATTGATTGATAACGCCCTATATTGGACCTTGtttgataatttaatttaatgaaatcaaaatttctccAGTCAATTTCCCTCCTGCCTGATCTAGTCAGATACCCctatttgtgtggcatgattgGTGTTCATTTAATGGAAACTGATGCAAATCTACTTGCAGAATTTTGTTGTTATGACTTGGTCATAGAGCTAATGCTAGTATGATGCCATTACACTGTCATTTCTTATAGATAAAGAAGGATATCTTCAGACAGAAATAAGAAAATCCAAAACAAAAGGAAACAACAAATAATAGCTAAAATCTAGCTAACAGCACCATCCACTCCGACTAGAAGTCTGAAAAGCTTATTCCTTTGAAGCGGCCAGAAGAAAAAGGCTCATAGAGAAACTATAATCCAGTTTATCCCAAAGCAGTTGCAAAGGCCGAGACCAGCTCTCAAAGATGCAAGGATTCCTCTCTTGCCAGATACTCTCTGAAGTACTGCAAAAACAGCTCAGCCCCACAACCTTTTTGCATCCTTCTTTCTTCTAAATCCTGAAATGCAGAAGAAAACTTCCGAAGAACCCAGAAACacccaaaatttttgaaagaaaccAAGTGTCCTGTTCTACAAACCCCAAGCCGTAGTGCAATGCAGAAAAAGAGAGGTATGAATTTCATCAGTGTCAAATCACATAGACATCTGGAGATAAAGGCATATAATGCTTCCTACTTTGGAACAGTTAACCCTATTAAGGACTGCTAACCAAACATAAGCCTTCACCTTAGATGCTACTATACTGTCATTCATCCTGAATTTGACCTAGTTCATGGATTCTGTTGGCGCTTATGGATATCTTTTAGAAGCACAGTATCAAGCACAGTATCTAGGGTgtaatcaaggtcttaaatttcaatttcgagaCAAATTTCGCAgatccaaaagtacggaaatttcgatggaaatttcaatttcaatttgaaaaaataatggaaattagtagtaaagcatgtaattctttgtgaaactttagaaatggttaacaaacataataatataagttttaggactagtatattacaaatcaaatacatctatgttttgtatgagtggaaaagttgtaaaatagtatgtgtatcaaacatatttgtaagataatgtacgttaaacatattcagttaatacaaatgaaattcataaatcatttaaatattatttattatataaataatgataatttagacatgaatggttaaataaaatgttactgtaagtttagtttttcatataatttcaaaagcacttgtaataatcttttgtttggataaaataaataaaataaattaagatagaaatttcactttcACTCCTAattttctcatttgaattctgacgaaatttcattgtatggTTAAAATTtggacaagtttcgctaaaattttgagatttcgaaaTTTTGGGTGATTTGTTGACTTTTCGAtgaaaattatgcaagatggaaattgactgccattttgatttcgagggtgatggaaaataggaaatttcgacggaaatttcaacaatttcgtggaaatttaagaccatgggtgCAATGCATGCTGTATATGTGGCTTTGTTGCACCATGTGGGAATTT includes:
- the LOC131154970 gene encoding uncharacterized protein LOC131154970, with translation MEALTSLSFSRLSLSSLRRYRSSFPTSLPRFCATRNPRKTRALVFASSAASFDDANDINSNEKPHSAESSSKKSILLNLVREIEPLDVSLIQKDVPATTVDAMKRTISGMLGLLPSAQFQVLIEALWEPLSKLLVSSMMTGYTLWNAEYRHCLERNLDTYDGNVEKQTSEHTKPDAPELLRDSAKIVKTPGKKKSSSNFGEIPEILREGIGIHGFEEMTPEAQQYILHLHSRLSSVKKELREVKRKSVALQMQQFVGEEKNDLLDYLRSLQPEKVAELSEPTSIEMKETIHCVVYGLLATLSPKMHSKAPLSENTLTGAINFENEDCAEFVENASLQFQPLISLTRDYLARLLFWCMLLGHYLRGFEYRMELMELLSIPSSAENDAYSGEQGA